The sequence below is a genomic window from Dyadobacter chenwenxiniae.
CGTGTCCATTACATTTGACGAATTACTGAATTAGAGAACGGCTTACTTTTCGCCGTAGGCCAGATCGCCCGCGTCGCCAAGTCCGGGAACAATGTACCAATGCTCATTGAGCTTCTGATCGATCGCACCTAGCCATAACCGGCAGTGCGGAATGCGCTTCTGCAAATAATCGACGCCTTCCGGGCTTGCGATCACGGAGGCAATGTGCGTTTGCGCAGGGATTCCGAAACGAAGCAAAGCATGATAGACCTTTTCCATGGAACGGCCCGTTGCCAGCATCGGATCAATTAAGATTAATATTTTCCCAGTCAGGTCCGGGCTGGTAATATAGTCCATTTCAACCTCGAATTCCTCTTCCATATTGATATGATGACCACGATAAGCGCCTATAAATGCATTATCCGCCTTATCAAACATATTCAAAAAGCCCTCATGCAGAGGAAGCCCGGCGCGCAAAATCGTGGCCAGAACTACGGGTTGGAGCAATGTGCGCGACGAAGCCTGGCCCAATGGCGTTTCTACTTTCTCGGTTTTAAATGTGAGCGTTTTAGAAAGTTCGTAGGCCAGCAACTCTCCCACCCTTTCCAGATTTTTGCGGAATCGCATCCGGTCTTTCTGCAAATTTACATCACGCAATTCAGCCAGATAATGGTCGGCAATAGAAGGTTTTTGGGAAAGTAAAAACATAGTTCGGACAGTTTTTTAAACTACTCCATGCAAGATAATACAAATTCATTGACGTAATTTGGAAGAGTTATTTGAAAAATCATCCGCAAACGGTGAATGGTGTGAACAGTAGATTTTTTTTGCCTATGGATCAAGGAATTATCCGACTTGTCAAAATATTGATTTTATCACTGTTATCCCTGTCATACGTACATGCACAAAGTTCGTTTGTTCCTTTCAATGACGATTATTACCATTTAATTGATCGTTTGGAGATAAAAAGGGGCAAGTTCACAGAAGGATTTCATTCCAATGTAAAACCCTTTGAGCGTAAGGCAATTGTGGCACTTACGGATTCGATATTAAAGGAAGGAACGATCAACCTTACCGACCGTGACTGGGAAACCATTGATTATCTGCGGGAAGACAGTTGGGAATGGACAAGAGGAATGATCGCCACAGATTCACTTGAATATGACAAAATGGCCCGCCTGGGCCTTTTCAGAGATCCGCCTCCCGGCGAGAAACGCAGGTTCTTTAATCATCCCGCCGACCTTTACAGCATACATAACGAAGATTTCGACCTGCATTTTAACTTTACTACAACAAATTTCATAGGTAAAGATAACAGCTACGGTAAAAACTTTGGCATACATAAGGATTCAACTCCTACACAACTTTGGGGAACCAC
It includes:
- the upp gene encoding uracil phosphoribosyltransferase is translated as MFLLSQKPSIADHYLAELRDVNLQKDRMRFRKNLERVGELLAYELSKTLTFKTEKVETPLGQASSRTLLQPVVLATILRAGLPLHEGFLNMFDKADNAFIGAYRGHHINMEEEFEVEMDYITSPDLTGKILILIDPMLATGRSMEKVYHALLRFGIPAQTHIASVIASPEGVDYLQKRIPHCRLWLGAIDQKLNEHWYIVPGLGDAGDLAYGEK